A portion of the Gemmatimonadales bacterium genome contains these proteins:
- the fadI gene encoding acetyl-CoA C-acyltransferase FadI — MSGFNGRRVAIIAGCRTPFARAGTVLKDVSAVDLAKHATRELLVRTEIDPKTVDQVIFGQVIPSVLAPNVAREVSLLPQFPRNIPAYSLNRACASSNQAIADAHDQIVLGHADIVIAGGTEALSDVPILHSKRFAEILVEASKAKSLGRRLGAIAKTRPRDLIPVTPAIAEPSTGQTMGQSAEKMAKENGITREAQDKFALRSHQNAAQGTADGRLTAEIAPYFVPPRYETAIATDNGIRPDSTLEQLAKLRPVFDRRYGTVTAANASPLTDGGSAVLLMSEERAKALGYEALAFIRSYAVAAVDPGEQLLMGPAFAVPKALERAGITWKELGLVDMHEAFAAQALSNIQAFESKQFAEEKLGRNEPVGEVDWGTLNVMGGSIAIGHPFGATGGRITTTLANEMKRRNVQFGLISVCAQGGMGFAMVLERR; from the coding sequence ATGAGCGGGTTCAACGGACGCCGGGTCGCGATCATCGCAGGGTGCCGCACGCCCTTCGCCAGGGCCGGCACGGTGCTGAAGGACGTGAGCGCCGTGGACCTGGCGAAACACGCGACGCGCGAGCTGTTGGTGCGCACGGAGATCGACCCGAAGACGGTGGATCAGGTCATCTTCGGGCAGGTGATCCCATCGGTGCTCGCGCCCAACGTGGCGCGCGAAGTGAGCCTCCTGCCGCAGTTCCCCAGGAACATCCCAGCCTATTCGCTCAACCGAGCCTGCGCCTCGTCCAACCAGGCCATCGCGGATGCGCACGACCAGATCGTGCTGGGCCACGCCGATATCGTTATCGCCGGCGGCACCGAGGCCCTCTCCGACGTGCCCATCCTCCACTCGAAGCGATTCGCCGAGATCCTGGTCGAGGCGAGCAAGGCCAAGAGCCTGGGCCGGCGCCTCGGCGCCATCGCCAAGACCCGGCCGCGCGACCTGATCCCCGTGACGCCGGCCATCGCCGAGCCGTCCACCGGCCAGACCATGGGCCAGTCGGCGGAGAAGATGGCCAAGGAGAACGGGATCACCCGCGAGGCGCAGGACAAGTTCGCGCTCCGCTCGCACCAGAACGCGGCCCAGGGCACGGCCGACGGGCGGCTCACCGCCGAGATCGCGCCGTACTTCGTCCCGCCTAGGTACGAGACCGCGATCGCCACGGACAACGGAATCCGGCCGGACTCGACTCTGGAGCAACTGGCCAAGCTCCGGCCGGTCTTCGACCGGCGCTACGGTACCGTCACCGCGGCCAATGCCTCGCCGCTCACCGACGGCGGCTCCGCGGTGCTGTTGATGAGCGAGGAGAGAGCGAAGGCGTTGGGCTACGAGGCGCTGGCCTTCATCCGTTCCTACGCCGTCGCCGCCGTGGATCCTGGAGAACAGCTGCTGATGGGGCCGGCGTTCGCCGTGCCGAAAGCGCTGGAGCGGGCGGGCATCACCTGGAAAGAGCTCGGCTTGGTCGACATGCACGAGGCGTTCGCCGCGCAGGCGCTCTCCAACATCCAGGCCTTCGAGTCGAAGCAGTTCGCCGAGGAGAAGCTCGGCCGGAACGAGCCGGTCGGCGAGGTTGACTGGGGCACGCTGAACGTGATGGGGGGCTCCATCGCCATCGGCCATCCCTTCGGCGCCACGGGCGGCCGCATCACCACGACGCTCGCCAACGAGATGAAGCGGCGTAACGTGCAGTTCGGCCTCATCTCGGTGTGCGCGCAGGGTGGCATGGGGTTCGCGATGGTCCTGGAGCGGCGCTGA